A segment of the Candidatus Pelagisphaera phototrophica genome:
AATTCGTTACAGGATCGACGGCGCTTTGTACGAAATGTCTCCGCCACCGCGAGAATTGGCGATTCCCATAATTTCGCGAATCAAGGTTATTGGAAATCTTAACATTGCGGAGCGCCGTGTGCCACAAGATGGAAAGGTGCGTTTAACCGTCGCTGGTCGGTCGGTGGATCTTCGGATCTCTACCTTGCCGACACAGTTTGGGGAAAGCGTCGTTTTGCGGGTTCTGGACCAATCGGCAACCACGCTGGAGTTGGATAGCCTCGGCATGCCTCCTGACATTGTGGAAGTGGTAGCGAAGACGATTGCTCTTCCCAATGGCATTTTCATCGTAACGGGGCCGACGGGTTCTGGCAAGACGACGACTTTGTACAGCTGTCTCAAGCGCCTAAACCAAGTCGGTAATAAGCTTATGACCGCCGAGGATCCGATTGAGTACGAGATCGATGGTATCATGCAGACTGCCATCAACTCGACCATCGATCTCACGTTTGCGAATGCCCTCAAGGCCTTTTTGAGACAGGATCCGGACATCATCATGGTCGGCGAGATTCGAGATCTCGAGACCGCTCAGATTGCGATCCAGGCATCATTAACCGGACACCTCGTGCTGTCGACTCTGCATACGAACGATGCGGCTGGAGCGGTCACCCGTTTGATGGACATGGGAATTGAGGAGTTTCTCATTGCTTCTTCGATTGAGGCGGTACTCGCTCAGCGGCTGTTGCGGCGGATTTGTATGGATTGCCGTCGTGAGCACATGCCGAGCGTGGCTCTGATTGAGCAGCTTGAACTTGATCCTGAGATGCTTGCCAATCGGCAGATCTATGCCGGGCGCGGATGTGACAATTGCGCGAAGACGGGCTACCGAGGTCGGTTGGGGATTTTCGAGATTTTGGAAATTACGGAGTCGATTCGCGAGTTGATCGCGGCAGGCGAACCCTCTGGGATGATCCGGGATCGCGCGATACAGCAAGGGATGCGTACCTTGCGGGAAGATGGGCTTCGGAGCATTTTCACGGGTGCTACCTCCGTGGAAGAGGTGATACGGTATACTTGATAGCATAGATGAAGTTTGAATTTATAGCATTGGATAGTGGAGGGGAAGAGCGCCGCGGCATGGTTGAGGCACCCAGCCGGGAGTTGGCGTCTACTCAAATAAAGAGCTATGGATTGATTCCGGCGAAGGTGACGCCGGTAAAGGCGAAATCCCGGAAGGCAAGCACGTCGGGAGGTGGCGGATTGACCGTGCGGGGCGACCGTCGGGAAATCGTCAAGAAACCATTGTATTTTGGAGCGGCTATCGGGGGTAAGGGACTCGCCATCTTTACTCGACAGCTTTCGACGTTGTTGCAGAATGGGCTCTCGTTGATCAAGAGCCTCGAGGTGCTAGTCGCTCAGGAACGGAATCCTGCCTTCAAATGGGTACTGAGCCAACAGCTGGAGAATATCCGCTCCGGAAACACGTTCTCGGAGGGGCTTGCCCAACACAAAAAGGAGTTTGACGCACTCTATTTGAACATGGTCAAGGCAGGAGAAGCGAGCGGGACTCTAGATATGGCTTTGGGCCGCTTGGCTCACTATCTGACGAAAGCGCGTCAAATTCGCTCCAAGGTGACTCAGGCATCGATCTATCCAATCGTTGTATTCAGCTTTTCATTGCTGATTGTTTTGGGTTTGATGACGTTCGTTGTCCCGAAATTCGCTGCCATATTCGACAAGCAGCTCAATGGTGAACAGCTTCCGGTTCTGACGCGGATTGTGATGAACTTGAGCCAGTTCATCACCTCGAATATTGTGGGAATACTAGTCGGTCTGGTCGTCGCCTTTCTACTTTTTACCGGATTTCGTTCGACCCGCGCGGGGGCGGTCTTTTTTGCCTTCGTCAAATTGAACCTTCCGCTAATCAAGGATACCTTCTCGAAAATCTATGTTTCCCGCTTCTGTCGCACTTTGGGCACACTGCTGGAAAGTGGCGTTCCGATTCTGGAAGCACTGAACTACTCTCGGGCGGCCGTGGGAAATCGGTTTATCATGAACGCGGTGGACAAGGTGAGAAATCGGGTTCGCGATGGTGAACCTCTCTCGAAACCCATCGAGGCCACAGGATTGTTCCCGCCGATGGTTTCGAGTATGATCGAAGTAGGAGAGGAAACCGGAGAGCTGCCGAACATGCTCAACCAGATTGCTGAAATTTACGACGAGGAGGTGGATGCCTCCATTTCGAGTGTCACCTCAGTCATAGAGCCCATTCTTATCTTGATGTTGGCGATCAGTGTCCTAGTAATCGCGATTTCCCTCTTTCTGCCATTCATTAAGTTGATGCAGAACATCGCCCAGTAGGGCACTAGGCTGTCGATTTTGATCCAGATAACAGGATTTGCCCTCGAGCTCGACTTCGTTGGAAACATGCTCGAAGTCCTGTTTTCGGAGCAATTCATGCACTCGTTTTTTTGCGGCGACAATCTCATCGCGACGACTGTCTCTGGTCATTGCGATCCTTGCTAAGGATTTCGCACCGACATTGGATCAAACTTGTCTCCAGGTTTCAAGCCGTGGCGTTCGAACCAGCCTTGGTTGGTTTCTAGGGCGTATAGGAGATCAAAGCGTATTGATTTTCTGGAGTTTTCGTCGTGGGGGTAGAGCGGGTAAATTTCCCGCAAGACGCCGTCAGCCGTAAAGAAGCCAATGTCGAGGGGGAGGTGGGTGTTGCGCATCCAAAACGACATTTGCTTGGGTCGGTCGAAAATGAAAAGCATACCTTGGTCCTCGGGCATCGACTTTCTAAACATGAGCCCTTTGGCCTGAGTTGCTTGATCGACGGCCAGTTCGACCGACACCCGGGCGTGCCCGAAATCGACGACGGGAAGCACATTTTCCTGAACATCAATCTTGTGTGAATCGCTATCGCAAGCGGGGTTGATCGCCAAAGCGCAGAGGAGAAGGAGCGACAACGTG
Coding sequences within it:
- a CDS encoding type II secretion system F family protein encodes the protein MKFEFIALDSGGEERRGMVEAPSRELASTQIKSYGLIPAKVTPVKAKSRKASTSGGGGLTVRGDRREIVKKPLYFGAAIGGKGLAIFTRQLSTLLQNGLSLIKSLEVLVAQERNPAFKWVLSQQLENIRSGNTFSEGLAQHKKEFDALYLNMVKAGEASGTLDMALGRLAHYLTKARQIRSKVTQASIYPIVVFSFSLLIVLGLMTFVVPKFAAIFDKQLNGEQLPVLTRIVMNLSQFITSNIVGILVGLVVAFLLFTGFRSTRAGAVFFAFVKLNLPLIKDTFSKIYVSRFCRTLGTLLESGVPILEALNYSRAAVGNRFIMNAVDKVRNRVRDGEPLSKPIEATGLFPPMVSSMIEVGEETGELPNMLNQIAEIYDEEVDASISSVTSVIEPILILMLAISVLVIAISLFLPFIKLMQNIAQ
- a CDS encoding DUF192 domain-containing protein, whose protein sequence is MIPVRSHTLSLLLLCALAINPACDSDSHKIDVQENVLPVVDFGHARVSVELAVDQATQAKGLMFRKSMPEDQGMLFIFDRPKQMSFWMRNTHLPLDIGFFTADGVLREIYPLYPHDENSRKSIRFDLLYALETNQGWFERHGLKPGDKFDPMSVRNP
- a CDS encoding GspE/PulE family protein; this encodes MFESRNAAILDLCRSYELVDESILENLSASSEELERSVASLLVDQGHVSKKDLLDRVARFLSFEYRAEIPPDIPNEVVSQLSIDLARMYGVVPIESLDTVIIIAASDPFNDHLVDDLSFAVGKEVQIVVADPKTIGELIDVYYRLGDVDYKGILEEIDIGSVEDEEVSLENLLNMAGETPIIRFVNLVLSQAIRDKASDVHFEPFENEFKIRYRIDGALYEMSPPPRELAIPIISRIKVIGNLNIAERRVPQDGKVRLTVAGRSVDLRISTLPTQFGESVVLRVLDQSATTLELDSLGMPPDIVEVVAKTIALPNGIFIVTGPTGSGKTTTLYSCLKRLNQVGNKLMTAEDPIEYEIDGIMQTAINSTIDLTFANALKAFLRQDPDIIMVGEIRDLETAQIAIQASLTGHLVLSTLHTNDAAGAVTRLMDMGIEEFLIASSIEAVLAQRLLRRICMDCRREHMPSVALIEQLELDPEMLANRQIYAGRGCDNCAKTGYRGRLGIFEILEITESIRELIAAGEPSGMIRDRAIQQGMRTLREDGLRSIFTGATSVEEVIRYT